A single region of the Mycobacterium lentiflavum genome encodes:
- a CDS encoding polyadenylate-specific 3'-exoribonuclease AS, translating to MRYFYDTEFIEDGRTIELVSIGVVAEDGREYYAVSTEFDPERAGAWVRANVLPKLPPPASQLWRSRKQIRRELEEFFGIAGGQAAEPIELWAWVAAYDHVALCQLWGPMPGLPKAIPRFTRELRQLWEDRGSPPLPPRHRDVHDALVDARDQMRRFRLIVSGDDAGAEATR from the coding sequence GTGCGGTACTTCTACGACACCGAATTCATCGAGGACGGCCGCACCATCGAGCTGGTCTCGATCGGGGTTGTTGCCGAAGACGGCCGTGAGTACTACGCCGTGTCCACCGAATTCGATCCCGAGCGCGCCGGGGCCTGGGTGCGCGCCAACGTGCTGCCCAAACTGCCGCCGCCCGCCTCGCAGCTGTGGCGCTCGCGCAAGCAGATTCGCCGTGAACTGGAAGAGTTCTTCGGCATCGCGGGTGGACAGGCCGCCGAGCCGATCGAGCTGTGGGCCTGGGTGGCCGCCTACGACCACGTCGCGTTGTGCCAACTGTGGGGGCCGATGCCGGGACTGCCGAAGGCGATCCCGCGCTTCACCCGGGAGCTGCGCCAGCTTTGGGAGGACCGGGGATCGCCGCCGCTGCCGCCGCGGCACCGCGACGTCCACGATGCGCTGGTGGATGCCCGCGATCAGATGCGCCGATTCCGACTGATAGTCTCCGGCGACGATGCGGGTGCGGAAGCAACCCGTTAA
- a CDS encoding glycosyltransferase 87 family protein, with translation MNNSQAPVVGSRPGRALLWGLLWLLAAAALGYAAWGLFAHTPYRIDIDIYQMGGQTWLDGRPLYRGDVLFHTPIGLNLPFTYPPLAAIVFCPFAWLHMPAASVAITALTLVLLIVSTVIVLTRLDVWNTSALVPGPAWLRRWWLAVVVVAPSSIWLEPIASNFAFGQINVVLMTLVIADCVPRRTPWPRGLLLGLGMALKLTPAVFLLYFLVRRDLRAALTAMTSFAIWTLVGFILAWDDSWEYWTHTVHHTDRIGSAALNTDQNIAGALARIGLSEHLRFLLWVVLCLAVLALTIWAMRRVLQAGETALAVICVALFGLMVSPVSWSHHWVWVLPTLLVTTILGWRRRNIALAVVTLAGVALMYIDWTPIELMPKHHEETANWWRQLLGMGYVWWALAVLVTVGLTVTSRVAVRDARGRTDSGAGPQLLRDANVAT, from the coding sequence ATGAATAATTCGCAGGCGCCCGTTGTGGGCAGCCGACCGGGGCGGGCGTTGTTGTGGGGCTTGTTGTGGCTGCTGGCCGCGGCGGCCCTGGGCTATGCGGCCTGGGGCTTGTTCGCGCACACGCCGTATCGCATCGACATCGACATCTATCAAATGGGCGGCCAGACCTGGCTGGACGGGCGTCCGCTGTACCGCGGTGACGTGTTGTTCCACACACCGATCGGGCTGAATTTGCCGTTCACCTACCCCCCGCTGGCCGCGATCGTGTTCTGCCCGTTCGCCTGGTTGCACATGCCGGCGGCCAGCGTCGCGATCACGGCGCTGACCCTGGTGCTGCTGATCGTCTCGACGGTCATCGTGCTGACCCGCCTCGACGTGTGGAACACCTCGGCGCTGGTGCCCGGGCCGGCCTGGCTGCGCCGCTGGTGGCTGGCCGTCGTCGTGGTGGCGCCCTCCTCGATCTGGCTGGAACCCATCGCCTCGAACTTCGCGTTCGGCCAGATCAACGTCGTGCTGATGACCCTGGTCATCGCCGACTGCGTACCGCGCCGCACGCCCTGGCCACGCGGGCTGCTGCTGGGGCTGGGCATGGCGCTCAAACTCACCCCGGCGGTGTTCCTGCTGTATTTCCTGGTACGCCGCGACTTGCGCGCCGCCCTGACGGCCATGACGTCTTTCGCGATTTGGACGCTGGTCGGGTTCATCCTGGCCTGGGACGACTCGTGGGAGTACTGGACACACACCGTGCACCACACCGACCGGATCGGCTCCGCGGCGCTGAACACCGACCAGAACATCGCGGGTGCGCTGGCCCGCATCGGGCTTTCCGAGCACCTGCGTTTCCTGCTCTGGGTGGTCCTGTGCCTGGCCGTGCTGGCCCTGACCATCTGGGCGATGCGACGGGTGTTGCAGGCCGGTGAGACGGCGCTTGCGGTCATCTGCGTGGCCCTGTTCGGACTGATGGTGTCGCCGGTGTCGTGGTCACACCACTGGGTATGGGTGCTGCCGACGCTGCTGGTGACCACGATCCTGGGCTGGCGGCGCCGCAACATCGCGCTGGCGGTCGTGACGCTGGCCGGAGTCGCCCTGATGTACATCGACTGGACACCGATTGAGTTGATGCCCAAACACCATGAGGAGACCGCCAACTGGTGGCGTCAGCTGCTCGGGATGGGCTACGTGTGGTGGGCGCTGGCCGTGCTCGTCACGGTCGGACTCACGGTGACCAGCCGGGTCGCGGTTCGGGATGCGCGCGGGCGCACCGATTCCGGCGCCGGCCCTCAGCTGCTGCGCGACGCGAACGTCGCGACCTAG
- a CDS encoding lysophospholipid acyltransferase family protein encodes MAYWLFKYILLGPLLQLLGRPKVEGLQYVPSTGPAILASNHLAVMDSFFLPLVVRRRITFLAKSEYFTGTGIKGWFSRWFFTAVGQVPIDRTNADAAQAALQTAQRLLGEGKLMGMYPEGTRSPDGRLYKGKTGLARLALETGVPVIPVAMIGTDVVNPPGTTMLRFGKVTVRFGKPMDFSRFEGLAGNRFIERAVADEVIYELMGLSGQEYVDVYASTVKNRSNGSNGQGPDDEATRIPETAVG; translated from the coding sequence ATGGCGTACTGGCTATTCAAGTACATCCTCCTGGGCCCGCTGCTGCAATTACTTGGCCGGCCGAAAGTCGAAGGCCTGCAATATGTTCCGAGCACGGGTCCGGCGATCCTGGCCAGTAACCACCTCGCGGTGATGGACAGCTTCTTTTTGCCGCTGGTGGTGCGGCGACGCATCACCTTCCTGGCGAAGTCCGAATATTTCACCGGCACCGGAATCAAAGGCTGGTTCAGCCGCTGGTTTTTCACCGCCGTCGGCCAGGTGCCGATTGACCGGACCAACGCCGACGCCGCCCAGGCCGCGCTGCAAACCGCTCAGCGGTTGCTGGGCGAGGGCAAGTTGATGGGCATGTACCCGGAAGGCACCCGTTCGCCCGACGGCAGGCTCTACAAGGGCAAGACCGGCCTGGCCAGACTGGCGCTGGAGACCGGCGTGCCGGTGATTCCGGTCGCCATGATCGGCACCGACGTCGTCAACCCGCCGGGCACCACGATGCTGCGCTTCGGCAAGGTGACGGTCCGGTTCGGTAAGCCGATGGACTTCTCCCGATTCGAGGGCCTGGCCGGTAACCGGTTCATCGAGCGGGCCGTCGCCGACGAGGTCATCTACGAGCTGATGGGTCTGTCCGGCCAGGAGTACGTCGACGTTTACGCCTCGACCGTCAAGAACCGCAGCAACGGCTCGAACGGTCAGGGACCGGACGACGAGGCCACGCGGATCCCCGAGACCGCTGTCGGCTAG
- a CDS encoding ArsA family ATPase — MSLFVGKGGVGKSTLAAATAVCDAIEGQRVLVVSTDQAHSLGDVLGIPVPPSGHGEPVRVLADLETGGAAKTGSGFLDAMALDTLALLEARWHEVVTALDRRFPDSELSSIAPEELSALPGIQEVLGLHAVGEFAASGRWDRVVVDCASTADALRMLTLPATFGLYVERAWPRHRRLSITADDARSAAVVELIERISSSVERLSALLTDGDLVSAHLVLTPERVVAAEAVRTLGSLSLMGVRVEELIINQVLVEDESYEYRNLPEHPAFYWYGERISEQRAVLEELDATIGDVALVMTPHLAGEPIGPKALGGLLDSARLRRGAAPPGPLRPIVDLESGSGLGSIYRMRLTLPQLDPGSLSLGRVDDDLIISAGGLRRRVRLASVLRRCTVLDAHLRGGELTVRFRPDPEVWPR, encoded by the coding sequence ATCAGTCTCTTCGTTGGGAAGGGTGGGGTAGGAAAATCCACCCTCGCTGCTGCCACCGCGGTCTGTGACGCGATCGAGGGGCAGCGCGTGCTGGTGGTCTCAACCGACCAGGCGCACTCGCTGGGCGACGTGCTCGGCATCCCCGTGCCGCCGAGCGGACACGGCGAACCGGTTCGGGTGCTTGCCGACCTGGAAACCGGGGGAGCCGCCAAGACGGGCAGCGGATTCCTCGACGCGATGGCGCTCGACACCCTGGCTCTGCTCGAGGCCCGCTGGCACGAGGTGGTCACTGCCCTGGATCGGCGGTTCCCCGACTCCGAGTTGAGCAGTATTGCGCCCGAGGAACTCTCGGCGTTGCCGGGCATCCAGGAGGTGCTCGGCCTGCACGCGGTCGGCGAGTTCGCGGCGTCGGGAAGATGGGATCGCGTCGTCGTGGACTGCGCCTCGACCGCGGACGCGCTGCGCATGCTGACCCTGCCCGCCACCTTCGGGCTCTACGTCGAGCGCGCCTGGCCTCGCCATCGCCGACTGTCGATCACCGCCGACGACGCCCGCTCGGCCGCGGTGGTGGAGCTCATCGAACGCATCAGCTCCAGCGTCGAGCGGCTCAGCGCACTGCTCACCGACGGCGATCTGGTCAGCGCGCACCTGGTGCTGACGCCCGAACGAGTGGTGGCCGCCGAGGCGGTCCGGACGCTGGGCTCGTTGTCGCTAATGGGGGTTCGTGTCGAGGAGCTGATCATCAATCAGGTTCTGGTCGAGGATGAGTCCTACGAGTACCGCAACCTGCCCGAGCATCCGGCGTTCTACTGGTACGGCGAGCGCATCAGTGAGCAGCGCGCGGTACTCGAGGAGCTCGATGCCACGATCGGTGACGTGGCGCTCGTGATGACCCCGCACTTGGCGGGCGAGCCGATCGGCCCCAAAGCGCTGGGCGGATTGCTTGACAGCGCCCGGCTACGGCGTGGAGCCGCCCCACCAGGACCGTTGCGTCCTATTGTGGATCTCGAATCGGGGTCGGGACTTGGGTCGATCTACCGGATGCGGCTAACGTTGCCCCAGCTCGACCCCGGATCGCTGTCGCTGGGCCGGGTGGACGACGACCTGATCATCAGTGCCGGCGGGTTGCGGCGCCGGGTTCGGTTGGCGTCGGTACTACGGCGGTGCACGGTGCTCGACGCGCATCTGCGGGGCGGTGAGCTGACAGTTCGTTTTCGACCAGATCCGGAGGTGTGGCCTAGGTGA
- a CDS encoding SRPBCC family protein, whose amino-acid sequence MAEKTTQTIHIDADPGTVLQVIADIDSYPDWISEYKEAEVQERGADGYPKTVRFVMDAGVIKDTMVMSYHWPADHKSLSWTLVSSSLLRSLEGSYRLAAKDSGTDVTYELSVDLAIPMIGLLKRKAERRLTDTALKDLKKRVEAE is encoded by the coding sequence GTGGCGGAAAAGACGACCCAGACGATTCACATCGACGCCGACCCCGGCACAGTGCTGCAGGTGATCGCCGACATCGATTCGTACCCGGACTGGATCTCCGAGTACAAGGAAGCCGAGGTGCAGGAGCGCGGGGCCGACGGCTACCCGAAGACCGTGCGCTTCGTGATGGACGCCGGCGTCATCAAGGACACCATGGTGATGTCCTACCACTGGCCGGCCGACCACAAGTCGCTGAGCTGGACGCTGGTCTCCAGTTCGCTGCTGCGCTCCCTCGAAGGGTCATATCGGTTGGCGGCCAAGGATTCTGGGACAGATGTCACCTACGAACTCTCGGTCGACCTGGCCATCCCGATGATCGGGTTGCTCAAGCGCAAGGCCGAGCGAAGGCTGACCGACACCGCATTAAAGGACCTGAAGAAACGAGTCGAGGCTGAGTGA
- a CDS encoding polyketide cyclase / dehydrase and lipid transport, with amino-acid sequence MHSIQIADQTYVAADGALVGAAIGDRACWRRWWPDLRLQVVEDRAEKGIRWAVTGALTGTMEVWLEPVPDGLDGVVLHYFVHAEPTGVAAHELAKLNLAKMTHRRRVAGKKMAFEVKTTLERSRPVGVSPVV; translated from the coding sequence ATGCACAGCATCCAGATCGCGGACCAGACGTACGTCGCCGCCGACGGCGCACTGGTCGGCGCGGCGATCGGCGATCGGGCGTGCTGGCGACGGTGGTGGCCGGATCTGCGGCTGCAGGTCGTCGAGGACCGTGCCGAAAAAGGAATCCGCTGGGCGGTCACCGGGGCGCTGACCGGCACCATGGAGGTGTGGCTGGAGCCCGTACCGGACGGGCTGGACGGGGTGGTGCTGCACTACTTCGTGCACGCCGAACCCACTGGCGTGGCGGCCCACGAGCTGGCCAAACTGAACTTAGCGAAGATGACGCACCGCCGTCGGGTGGCGGGCAAGAAGATGGCTTTCGAGGTCAAGACGACACTGGAACGGTCACGACCGGTCGGTGTTTCTCCGGTAGTTTAA
- a CDS encoding AMP-dependent synthetase/ligase has translation MREYSVPARFSVGEHDNIAAMVFEHERDDPSFVIYQRQVDGVWTDVTCAEAAQQIRSAALGLISLGVQAGDRVSIFSATRYEWAILDLAILSIGAVTVPIYETSSAEQVRWVLKDSEAVVAFAETDAHAATVTELTGELPALRRVLHIDGSGPKALDQLVEASASVDPDELTARQAALRSEHPATLIYTSGTTGRPKGCQLTHSNLLYETRGAKECLPTLLHEGQRLLIFLPLAHVLARALTLSAFANKVTCGFTADIKNLLPMFAVFKPTVVVSVPRVFEKVYNTAEQNAANDGKGPIFARAVQTAVDWSEAQDTGGPGLLLRAKHALFDRLVYYKLRAALGGDCHASVSGGAPLGARLGHFYRGVGLTIHEGYGLTETSSAITVNQVGRVKVGTVGTLLPGNSMRIADDGELLVRGGVVFSGYWRNEQATAEAFADGWFKTGDLGALDEDGFLKITGRKKEIIVTAGGKNVAPAVLEDQLRAHPLISQAMVVGDAKPFVAALITIDPEAFDGWKQRNGKGEGPSVGDLATDPDLVAEIDAAVKQANLSVSHAESIRKFRILPVDFTEDTGELTPTMKLKRKVVAEKFASDIEALYQKD, from the coding sequence GTGCGTGAGTACAGCGTTCCTGCCCGCTTCTCCGTCGGCGAGCACGACAACATCGCGGCCATGGTCTTCGAGCACGAGCGCGACGACCCCAGCTTTGTCATCTATCAACGTCAGGTCGATGGGGTGTGGACCGACGTCACGTGCGCCGAGGCCGCCCAGCAGATTCGTTCCGCGGCACTGGGACTGATCTCGCTGGGCGTGCAAGCCGGCGACCGGGTGTCGATCTTCTCGGCTACCCGCTACGAGTGGGCGATCCTCGACCTGGCCATCCTGTCGATCGGCGCCGTCACCGTCCCGATCTACGAGACCTCCTCGGCCGAGCAGGTGCGCTGGGTGCTGAAGGACTCCGAAGCCGTGGTGGCGTTCGCCGAGACCGACGCGCACGCCGCGACGGTCACCGAGCTCACCGGCGAACTGCCCGCCCTGCGCCGGGTGCTGCACATCGACGGGTCGGGCCCCAAGGCGCTCGACCAGCTCGTCGAGGCCAGCGCGTCGGTCGACCCCGACGAACTGACCGCCCGGCAGGCGGCGTTGCGCTCGGAGCATCCCGCGACACTGATCTATACGTCGGGGACCACCGGACGTCCCAAAGGGTGCCAGCTCACGCATTCCAACCTGCTCTACGAAACCCGGGGTGCCAAGGAGTGCCTGCCGACCCTGCTGCACGAGGGGCAACGGCTGCTGATCTTCCTGCCGCTGGCCCATGTGCTGGCCCGGGCGCTGACGCTGTCCGCGTTCGCCAACAAGGTGACTTGCGGGTTCACCGCCGACATCAAGAACCTGCTGCCGATGTTTGCGGTGTTCAAGCCGACCGTGGTGGTGTCGGTGCCGCGGGTGTTCGAGAAGGTGTACAACACGGCCGAGCAAAACGCCGCCAACGACGGCAAGGGGCCGATCTTCGCCCGCGCCGTGCAAACCGCGGTCGACTGGAGCGAGGCGCAGGACACTGGCGGGCCCGGGCTGCTGCTGCGCGCCAAGCACGCGCTGTTCGACCGGCTGGTCTACTACAAGCTGCGCGCTGCGCTGGGCGGCGACTGCCACGCGTCGGTGTCCGGCGGCGCACCGCTGGGTGCCCGGCTGGGGCACTTCTACCGGGGCGTGGGCCTGACCATCCACGAGGGCTACGGCCTGACCGAGACCAGCTCGGCGATCACGGTCAACCAGGTGGGCAGGGTCAAGGTCGGGACCGTCGGAACGTTGTTGCCGGGCAACAGCATGCGCATCGCCGACGACGGCGAGCTGTTGGTGCGCGGCGGCGTGGTGTTCAGCGGCTACTGGCGCAACGAGCAGGCCACCGCCGAGGCGTTCGCCGACGGCTGGTTCAAGACCGGCGACCTCGGCGCGCTCGACGAGGACGGTTTCCTGAAGATCACCGGCCGTAAGAAGGAGATCATCGTCACCGCCGGCGGCAAGAACGTCGCCCCCGCGGTGCTGGAAGACCAACTGCGTGCACACCCGTTGATCAGCCAGGCGATGGTGGTCGGGGACGCCAAACCCTTTGTCGCAGCACTGATCACGATTGACCCCGAGGCCTTCGACGGCTGGAAGCAGCGCAACGGCAAGGGCGAGGGACCGTCCGTCGGCGATCTGGCCACCGATCCCGACCTGGTTGCCGAGATCGACGCCGCGGTCAAGCAGGCCAACCTGTCGGTGTCGCATGCCGAGTCGATCCGCAAGTTCCGCATCCTGCCGGTCGACTTCACCGAGGACACCGGCGAGCTGACCCCGACGATGAAGCTCAAGCGCAAAGTCGTGGCCGAGAAGTTCGCCTCCGATATCGAGGCGCTCTACCAGAAGGACTAG
- the pimB gene encoding GDP-mannose-dependent alpha-(1-6)-phosphatidylinositol monomannoside mannosyltransferase encodes MSRVLLVTNDFPPRRGGIQSYLREFVGRLVSTGSHAVLVYAPQWKGADAFDAEAAGYRVVRHPGTLMLPGPAVDARMRRLIGDHGIETVWFGAAAPLALLAARARQAGATRVLASTHGHEVGWSMLPVARSVLRRIGNDTDVVTFVSRYTRSRFATAFGPTASLEYLPSGVDTDRFRPDPAGRTELRNRYGLGERPTVVCLSRLVPRKGQDMLIKALPSIRQRVDGAALVIVGSGPYLDPLRKLASDCGVADHVTFTGAVPSAELPAHYALADVFAMPCRTRGAGMDVEGLGIVFLEASATGVPVIAGDSGGAPEAVQHNKTGLVVDGNSVRNIGDAVTALLADPDRAAMMGAAGRDWVTSHWRWDTLAARLADLLRGQPSPATLA; translated from the coding sequence GTGAGCCGGGTCCTGCTGGTAACCAACGACTTTCCGCCGCGGCGTGGCGGCATCCAGTCCTACCTGCGCGAATTCGTCGGTCGGCTGGTGAGCACCGGGTCGCATGCGGTGCTGGTGTACGCGCCGCAATGGAAGGGTGCGGATGCCTTCGACGCCGAAGCGGCCGGTTACCGGGTGGTGCGCCATCCGGGGACGCTGATGCTGCCGGGGCCGGCGGTCGATGCCCGGATGCGCCGGCTGATCGGCGACCACGGCATCGAAACCGTGTGGTTCGGCGCGGCCGCACCGCTGGCGCTGCTGGCGGCGCGGGCCCGGCAGGCCGGGGCAACCCGGGTGCTGGCCAGCACGCACGGTCATGAGGTCGGCTGGTCGATGCTGCCGGTGGCGCGGTCGGTGCTGCGTCGCATCGGCAACGACACCGACGTGGTGACCTTCGTCAGCCGCTACACGCGGTCCCGGTTCGCGACGGCGTTCGGGCCCACGGCCTCGCTGGAGTACCTGCCGTCGGGAGTCGACACCGACCGGTTCCGGCCCGACCCGGCCGGCCGCACCGAGCTGCGCAACCGTTACGGGCTGGGGGAGCGGCCCACCGTCGTGTGCCTGTCCCGACTGGTGCCGCGCAAGGGCCAGGACATGCTGATCAAGGCGTTGCCGTCGATCCGGCAACGCGTCGACGGCGCCGCCCTGGTGATCGTCGGCAGCGGCCCGTACCTCGATCCGCTGCGCAAGCTGGCCTCCGACTGCGGCGTGGCCGATCACGTGACGTTCACCGGTGCGGTGCCGTCGGCCGAACTGCCCGCCCACTACGCACTGGCCGACGTGTTCGCGATGCCGTGCCGCACGCGCGGCGCGGGCATGGACGTCGAGGGCCTGGGCATCGTTTTCCTGGAGGCCTCGGCGACCGGCGTCCCGGTCATCGCCGGCGATTCAGGAGGAGCTCCAGAAGCCGTGCAGCACAATAAGACTGGACTGGTCGTCGACGGCAACTCGGTGCGCAACATCGGCGACGCCGTCACCGCATTGCTGGCCGACCCGGACCGGGCCGCCATGATGGGCGCCGCCGGACGCGATTGGGTGACCTCGCACTGGCGCTGGGACACGCTGGCCGCCCGGCTGGCCGACCTGCTGCGCGGTCAGCCCTCGCCGGCCACGCTGGCCTGA
- the ripC gene encoding peptidoglycan hydrolase RipC yields MLAALTVLSGVCVANVSADPADDALAKLSELSRQAEQTTEAMHSAQLDLNEKVAAQQAAEKKHADDQAAVDGARARLASFQSAVNKLAAATYMGGRVDGMEAMLTAQSPQGLIDKLAVQRVMATQMATQMASFRLAGEQAARAEQASAKSAADAKSAAEQAAAVRASLQSKQSQLQVQIAVVKSQYVSLTPQQRTALADPGQLPAAAPAPGAPEPDAFAPGAPPVPGAFPPGDAPPPGGMLPGMPMPGMVPGGPGGPGGDRANVVQAALTQVGTPYSWGGAAPGGFDCSGLVMWAFQQAGVSLPHSSQAQANGGQPVALSDLQPGDVVTFYSDASHSGIYVGDGMVIHSSTYGVPVRVVPMNAAGPIHDARRY; encoded by the coding sequence ATGCTGGCAGCCCTCACGGTCTTATCGGGTGTCTGTGTCGCCAATGTTTCGGCCGATCCGGCCGACGACGCCCTGGCAAAGCTGAGTGAACTGTCGCGGCAGGCGGAGCAGACCACCGAGGCCATGCACAGCGCGCAGCTCGACCTCAACGAGAAGGTCGCCGCCCAGCAGGCCGCGGAGAAGAAGCACGCTGATGACCAGGCCGCGGTGGATGGGGCGAGGGCCCGGCTGGCCAGCTTCCAGAGCGCCGTCAACAAGCTGGCCGCCGCGACCTACATGGGTGGCCGCGTCGACGGCATGGAGGCGATGCTGACCGCGCAATCGCCGCAGGGGCTGATCGACAAGTTGGCCGTCCAGCGGGTGATGGCGACCCAAATGGCAACGCAGATGGCAAGTTTCCGCCTTGCGGGTGAGCAGGCCGCCAGGGCCGAGCAGGCTTCGGCCAAGTCCGCCGCCGACGCCAAGAGCGCGGCCGAGCAGGCCGCCGCGGTGCGAGCCAGTCTGCAGTCCAAGCAGAGCCAGCTGCAGGTACAGATCGCCGTCGTGAAATCGCAGTACGTATCTCTGACGCCGCAGCAGCGCACCGCGCTGGCCGACCCCGGGCAGTTGCCCGCCGCGGCTCCGGCTCCTGGCGCGCCCGAGCCGGACGCGTTTGCGCCCGGTGCCCCGCCGGTACCCGGCGCGTTCCCCCCGGGTGACGCGCCGCCTCCGGGTGGAATGCTGCCGGGCATGCCGATGCCGGGAATGGTTCCGGGCGGCCCCGGTGGCCCCGGCGGTGACCGCGCCAACGTCGTTCAGGCCGCCCTGACCCAGGTCGGAACGCCGTACTCGTGGGGTGGTGCCGCACCCGGCGGATTCGACTGCTCGGGATTGGTGATGTGGGCCTTCCAGCAGGCCGGCGTCTCGTTGCCGCACTCCAGCCAGGCCCAGGCCAACGGCGGTCAGCCGGTGGCGCTGTCCGACCTGCAGCCCGGCGATGTGGTGACTTTCTATTCCGACGCGTCGCATAGCGGCATCTACGTCGGTGACGGCATGGTGATCCATTCCTCCACGTACGGCGTGCCGGTGCGGGTGGTGCCGATGAATGCCGCGGGCCCGATCCACGACGCCCGCCGTTACTGA
- the trpD gene encoding anthranilate phosphoribosyltransferase codes for MAGSSEASSEPPSLRAFSATAPGATPTWPQLLGRLTDGQNLARGQAAWAMDQIMTGNARPAQIAAFAVAMKMKVPTAAEVSELADVMLGHARRIPAEAIRGDAVDIVGTGGDGVNTVNLSTMAAIVVAAAGVPVVKHGNRAASSLSGGADTLEALGVRIDLGPDQVARSLAEVGIGFCFAPTFHPSYRHASAVRREIGIPTVFNLLGPLTNPALPRAGLIGCAFANLAEVMAGVFAARRASVLVVHGDDGLDELTTTTTSTIWRVQAGTVDKLTFDPAGFGFARADLDQLLGGDAYANAAEVRAVLGGAKGAVRDAVVLNAAGAIVAHAGLSSRAEWLPAWEDGLQRAGAAIDSGAAEQLLARWVRFSQQA; via the coding sequence GTGGCTGGATCATCTGAGGCTTCCTCGGAGCCTCCCTCGCTTCGGGCGTTTTCCGCGACTGCTCCCGGGGCCACCCCGACCTGGCCGCAGCTGCTGGGCCGGTTGACCGACGGGCAGAACCTGGCCCGCGGTCAAGCCGCGTGGGCGATGGACCAGATCATGACGGGCAATGCGCGCCCGGCCCAGATCGCCGCCTTCGCGGTCGCGATGAAGATGAAGGTGCCCACCGCCGCCGAAGTCAGCGAGCTGGCCGACGTGATGCTCGGCCACGCGCGCCGCATCCCGGCCGAAGCGATCCGCGGTGACGCCGTCGACATCGTCGGTACCGGCGGTGACGGCGTCAACACCGTCAACCTGTCCACGATGGCCGCGATCGTGGTCGCCGCCGCCGGGGTGCCGGTGGTCAAACACGGCAACCGCGCGGCGTCGTCGCTGTCCGGTGGCGCCGACACGCTCGAGGCCCTCGGCGTGCGCATCGATCTGGGGCCCGATCAGGTTGCGCGCAGTCTCGCCGAGGTCGGGATCGGGTTCTGCTTCGCGCCCACGTTTCATCCGTCCTACCGGCACGCGTCGGCGGTGCGCCGCGAGATCGGTATTCCGACGGTCTTCAATCTCCTTGGGCCGCTTACCAACCCGGCGTTGCCACGGGCCGGGTTGATCGGCTGCGCGTTCGCCAACCTCGCCGAGGTGATGGCCGGGGTGTTCGCCGCGCGCCGTGCCAGCGTGCTGGTCGTGCACGGTGACGACGGCCTCGACGAACTGACCACGACCACCACGAGCACGATCTGGCGCGTCCAGGCGGGCACGGTGGACAAGCTCACGTTCGATCCCGCGGGATTCGGGTTCGCTCGCGCCGATCTCGACCAGCTGCTGGGCGGTGACGCGTACGCCAACGCCGCGGAAGTGCGCGCCGTGCTGGGCGGCGCCAAGGGCGCGGTCCGCGACGCCGTCGTGCTCAACGCCGCCGGCGCGATCGTCGCGCACGCGGGCCTATCCAGCCGCGCCGAATGGTTGCCGGCGTGGGAGGACGGCCTGCAGCGCGCCGGCGCGGCCATCGACTCCGGGGCGGCCGAACAGCTGCTGGCGCGTTGGGTGCGGTTCAGCCAGCAGGCCTGA
- the ctaE gene encoding aa3-type cytochrome oxidase subunit III gives MTSAVGTSGTAITSRVHSLNRPNMVSVGTIVWLSSELMFFAGLFAFYFTARAQAGGNWPPPPTELNLYQAVPVTLVLIASSFTCQMGVFAAERGDVFGLRRWYVITFLMGLFFVLGQAYEYFHLGTHGTTIHGSAYGSVFYLATGFHGLHVTGGLIAFIFLLARTGMSKFTPAQATASIVVSYYWHFVDIVWIALFTVIYFIR, from the coding sequence GTGACGAGTGCTGTAGGGACCTCGGGGACCGCGATCACGTCGCGAGTTCATTCGCTGAATCGGCCCAACATGGTCAGTGTCGGCACCATAGTGTGGCTGTCCAGCGAGCTCATGTTCTTTGCTGGCCTGTTCGCGTTCTATTTCACGGCGCGGGCGCAGGCGGGTGGGAACTGGCCGCCGCCGCCGACCGAGCTGAATCTGTACCAGGCCGTGCCGGTGACGTTGGTGTTGATCGCGTCGTCGTTCACCTGCCAGATGGGCGTGTTCGCCGCCGAGCGCGGCGACGTCTTCGGCCTGCGCCGGTGGTACGTGATCACCTTCCTGATGGGACTGTTCTTCGTCCTCGGGCAGGCCTACGAGTACTTCCACCTGGGCACCCACGGGACGACCATTCACGGCAGCGCCTACGGCAGCGTGTTCTATCTGGCCACCGGCTTCCACGGCCTCCACGTGACCGGCGGGCTCATCGCCTTCATCTTCCTGCTGGCCCGAACCGGGATGAGTAAGTTCACCCCGGCGCAGGCGACGGCCAGCATCGTCGTCTCCTACTACTGGCATTTCGTCGACATCGTGTGGATCGCGCTGTTCACCGTGATCTATTTCATCCGATGA